The proteins below are encoded in one region of Ferroplasma acidiphilum:
- a CDS encoding M48 family metalloprotease, which yields MKIENNKKKIYKLFLLPYLIIGLITVSIFTIFDNFILLHPTKIENIILNIFNIFIYPAELGILLYLYFKKTGYLDEPRNAVKDYDLSEIYTKKYAGIKYRESNIKEINIYIYDLNDLFHLSPAGIFYSKALKILIQRDFLDYITPDEMDAVVLHEIGHFITNSGLIRKVLAFAILLAGGAIIFLLLTIFMYGVQLSLLINLIIGFLTVIIILYSIFTIIFNREELSCDIFSIKELKKDYISTALQKTSYYLSKNIIGHRYMIFRIKKQINKRLKKIEEYNETNKFK from the coding sequence ATGAAAATCGAAAATAATAAAAAGAAAATTTATAAGTTATTCCTTTTACCATATTTAATTATCGGTTTAATCACCGTTTCTATTTTTACAATTTTCGACAATTTTATTCTCTTACACCCAACTAAAATAGAAAATATAATTTTAAATATTTTTAACATTTTTATTTACCCAGCTGAATTAGGAATTTTACTGTATTTATACTTTAAAAAAACAGGATATCTTGACGAGCCACGTAACGCAGTTAAGGATTATGATTTGTCGGAAATTTATACAAAAAAATATGCAGGTATAAAATATAGGGAGAGCAATATTAAAGAAATAAATATATACATATATGATTTAAACGATTTGTTTCATTTATCTCCAGCAGGTATCTTTTATTCTAAAGCATTAAAAATTTTGATACAACGCGATTTTTTAGACTATATTACCCCTGATGAAATGGACGCGGTAGTACTTCATGAAATAGGTCATTTTATAACTAACAGTGGGTTAATTCGAAAAGTGCTTGCTTTTGCCATACTGCTTGCTGGTGGAGCCATAATATTTTTGCTGTTGACAATATTTATGTATGGAGTACAATTGTCCTTATTAATAAATCTAATTATTGGGTTTCTCACAGTGATAATAATTCTATACTCCATCTTCACAATAATCTTTAACAGAGAAGAACTGAGTTGTGACATATTTTCTATAAAAGAATTAAAAAAAGATTATATATCTACAGCTTTGCAGAAAACTTCGTATTATCTTAGTAAAAATATCATTGGTCATAGGTATATGATATTTAGAATAAAAAAACAGATTAATAAAAGATTAAAGAAAATTGAGGAATACAATGAAACTAATAAGTTTAAGTGA